The following coding sequences are from one Mus pahari chromosome X, PAHARI_EIJ_v1.1, whole genome shotgun sequence window:
- the Pou3f4 gene encoding POU domain, class 3, transcription factor 4 has product MATAASNPYSILSSSSLVHADSAGMQQGSPFRNPQKLLQSDYLQGVPSNGHPLGHHWVTSLSDGGPWSSTLATSPLDQQDVKPGREDLQLGAIIHHRSPHVAHHSPHTNHPNAWGASPAPNSTITSSGQPLNVYSQPGFTVSGMLEHGGLTPPPAAASTQSLHPVLREPPDHGELGSHHCQDHSDEETPTSDELEQFAKQFKQRRIKLGFTQADVGLALGTLYGNVFSQTTICRFEALQLSFKNMCKLKPLLNKWLEEADSSTGSPTSIDKIAAQGRKRKKRTSIEVSVKGVLETHFLKCPKPAAQEISSLADSLQLEKEVVRVWFCNRRQKEKRMTPPGDQQPHEVYSHTVKTDAPCHDL; this is encoded by the coding sequence ATGGCCACTGCTGCCTCGAATCCCTACAGCATTCTCAGTTCCAGCTCCCTCGTCCATGCGGACTCTGCCGGCATGCAGCAGGGAAGTCCTTTCCGCAATCCTCAGAAACTTCTCCAAAGTGACTACTTGCAGGGAGTTCCCAGCAATGGGCATCCCCTCGGGCATCACTGGGTGACCAGTCTGAGCGACGGGGGCCCGTGGTCCTCCACATTGGCCACCAGTCCCCTGGACCAGCAGGACGTGAAGCCAGGACGCGAAGATCTGCAACTGGGCGCAATCATCCATCACCGCTCGCCGCATGTAGCCCACCACTCGCCCCACACTAACCATCCGAACGCCTGGGGAGCGAGCCCGGCTCCAAACTCGACCATCACGTCCAGCGGCCAGCCCCTCAATGTGTACTCGCAGCCAGGCTTCACCGTGAGCGGTATGCTGGAACACGGGGGACTCACTCCACCACCAGCTGCTGCCTCCACACAGAGCCTGCATCCAGTGCTCCGGGAGCCTCCAGACCATGGTGAGCTGGGCTCGCACCACTGCCAGGACCACTCCGATGAAGAGACTCCAACCTCTGATGAGTTGGAACAGTTCGCCAAACAATTCAAACAAAGAAGAATCAAGTTGGGCTTCACGCAAGCCGACGTGGGGCTGGCACTGGGCACACTGTATGGCAACGTGTTCTCGCAGACTACCATCTGCAGGTTCGAGGCCTTGCAACTGAGCTTCAAGAACATGTGCAAGCTGAAACCTCTACTAAATAAGTGGCTGGAGGAGGCTGATTCGTCCACAGGAAGCCCGACCAGCATTGACAAGATCGCTGCTCAGGGCCGCAAACGCAAGAAGCGAACCTCCATCGAGGTGAGTGTCAAGGGCGTACTGGAAACGCATTTCCTCAAGTGTCCCAAGCCTGCAGCGCAGGAGATCTCCTCGCTGGCAGACAGTCTCCAGTTGGAGAAAGAAGTGGTGCGTGTCTGGTTCTGTaatagaagacaaaaagaaaaaagaatgactcCGCCAGGGGATCAGCAGCCACACGAGGTTTATTCGCACACGGTGAAAACAGACGCGCCCTGCCACGATCTCTGA